Proteins from one Amycolatopsis benzoatilytica AK 16/65 genomic window:
- a CDS encoding cobalt-precorrin-6A reductase: protein MTVLVLGGTAEARDLAARLHERAIPVVSSLAGRVSRPRLPVGEVRIGGFGGVEGLTAWLREHRVQAVVDATHPFAERIGANAFHAARAAGVPLLRLARPGWQPADGDRWHWTADLEEAAALLPGLGERVFLTSGRQGLAAFADLDPLWFLIRCVDPPNQPLPRRYELVLDRGPYRLDGERALMTEHDIDVLVTKDSGGAMTAAKLAAARELGLPVVVVRRPPRPSTTETPAVEAAVEWILNQ, encoded by the coding sequence GTGACCGTCCTGGTCCTCGGCGGCACCGCCGAAGCCCGCGACCTGGCCGCCCGCCTGCACGAACGCGCGATTCCGGTGGTCTCGTCGCTGGCCGGGCGGGTCAGCCGGCCGCGGCTGCCGGTCGGCGAAGTCCGGATCGGCGGCTTCGGCGGCGTCGAGGGCCTCACCGCCTGGCTCCGCGAGCACCGGGTGCAGGCCGTGGTCGACGCCACGCATCCGTTCGCGGAACGCATCGGCGCCAACGCTTTCCACGCCGCCCGCGCGGCCGGCGTCCCGCTGCTGCGGCTCGCCCGTCCCGGCTGGCAGCCTGCCGACGGCGACCGGTGGCACTGGACCGCCGACCTCGAAGAGGCCGCGGCGCTGCTGCCCGGGCTCGGCGAGCGGGTGTTCCTCACCAGCGGCCGCCAGGGTCTCGCCGCCTTCGCCGACCTGGATCCGCTGTGGTTCCTGATCCGCTGCGTCGACCCGCCGAACCAGCCGCTGCCGCGCCGGTACGAACTGGTACTCGACCGCGGCCCGTACCGGCTCGACGGCGAACGCGCGCTGATGACCGAGCACGACATCGACGTCCTGGTCACCAAGGACAGCGGCGGCGCGATGACCGCCGCGAAACTGGCCGCCGCCCGGGAGCTCGGCCTGCCGGTGGTCGTCGTGCGCCGCCCGCCCCGACCGTCCACCACGGAAACCCCCGCGGTCGAGGCCGCCGTCGAATGGATCCTGAACCAATGA
- the cobM gene encoding precorrin-4 C(11)-methyltransferase, which produces MTVYFIGAGPGAADLITVRGRDLLARCPVCLYPGSMTPTDLLAYCPPDAERVDTANLSLDQITAKLIDAHRAGLDVARLCSGDPSLYSAVAEQVRRLEPAGVPYEMVPGVPAFAASAAVLGRELTVPGIGQSLVITRAQARSTAMPDTETLANFARTGATLALHLAINHIERVAEELAGHYGTDCPAAVVALASQPGETVVRGTLADIAGQARAAGMTRAATIFVGRVLAAGGFPDSFLYSSTRDRASQPESL; this is translated from the coding sequence ATGACCGTTTACTTCATCGGCGCCGGACCGGGTGCGGCCGACCTGATCACCGTGCGCGGCCGCGATCTGCTCGCGCGCTGCCCGGTGTGCCTGTACCCGGGCAGCATGACGCCGACCGATCTCCTCGCCTACTGCCCGCCGGACGCCGAACGCGTCGACACCGCGAACCTGAGCCTCGACCAGATCACCGCGAAGCTGATCGACGCGCACCGGGCCGGGCTCGACGTCGCGCGGCTGTGCTCCGGCGATCCTTCGCTCTACAGCGCGGTCGCCGAGCAGGTCCGGCGGCTCGAACCGGCCGGCGTTCCGTACGAGATGGTCCCGGGCGTCCCGGCGTTCGCCGCCTCCGCGGCGGTGCTCGGGCGCGAGCTGACCGTGCCCGGCATCGGACAGAGCCTGGTGATCACCCGCGCCCAAGCCCGGTCGACCGCGATGCCGGACACCGAGACACTGGCCAACTTCGCCCGCACCGGCGCCACGCTCGCGTTGCACTTGGCCATCAACCACATCGAGCGGGTCGCCGAAGAACTCGCCGGCCACTACGGCACCGACTGCCCGGCCGCGGTGGTCGCGCTGGCCAGCCAGCCCGGCGAGACCGTCGTCCGCGGCACGCTCGCGGACATCGCCGGACAGGCCCGTGCGGCCGGGATGACCCGCGCTGCCACGATTTTCGTCGGACGGGTGCTCGCCGCGGGCGGGTTTCCGGACAGTTTCCTCTATTCGAGCACCCGGGATCGGGCGAGCCAACCGGAGTCGTTGTGA
- the bluB gene encoding 5,6-dimethylbenzimidazole synthase → MTEQFYDVLRRRRDVRAEFTGEPIDDAVLARVLEAAHSAPSVGMSQPWDFVLVRSPETRDAFARHVHEERDVFAASLEGERADTFSRIKVEGIRESTLGIVVTYDEQRGAPAVLGRHAIADAGLYSVCLAIQNLWLAATAEGLGVGWVSFYREPVLAELLAIPAGIRPVAWLCVGPVTKLAEVPDLERHGWRSRAPLASALHYERFTPRDEGSA, encoded by the coding sequence ATGACCGAACAGTTCTACGACGTCCTGCGCCGCCGCCGCGACGTCCGCGCCGAGTTCACCGGCGAGCCGATCGACGACGCGGTGCTCGCCCGGGTACTGGAGGCCGCGCACTCCGCGCCGAGCGTCGGGATGAGCCAGCCGTGGGATTTCGTGCTCGTCCGTTCACCGGAGACGCGCGACGCGTTCGCCCGGCACGTGCACGAGGAACGCGACGTGTTCGCCGCGTCGCTGGAGGGCGAGCGCGCGGACACGTTCTCCCGGATCAAGGTCGAAGGCATCCGCGAGTCCACCCTCGGCATCGTCGTCACCTACGACGAGCAGCGCGGCGCGCCCGCGGTGCTCGGCAGGCACGCGATCGCCGACGCCGGGCTGTACTCGGTGTGCCTGGCCATCCAGAACCTGTGGCTGGCCGCGACCGCGGAGGGCCTCGGCGTCGGGTGGGTGAGCTTCTACCGCGAACCCGTGCTCGCCGAACTGCTCGCCATTCCCGCCGGAATCCGGCCGGTGGCGTGGCTTTGTGTAGGACCGGTAACGAAATTGGCGGAGGTTCCGGACCTCGAACGGCACGGCTGGCGCAGCCGCGCGCCGCTGGCCAGCGCTTTACACTACGAACGTTTCACTCCCCGTGACGAGGGGTCAGCGTAA
- a CDS encoding Gfo/Idh/MocA family protein: MTELRWGLLATGTIAAEFASGVEQSRHGVLAAVASRTPGRARDFAAKYDIPKAYGSYADLLADPDVDAVYIATPHAQHAEWTIRAAEAGKHVLCEKPLTLTAADAEKVIEAARRNDVFLMEAFMYRMHPQTRRLVELIESGAIGEVRAVDVTFSFDSTENDAARLGDPELGGGGILDVGCYCTSLARLVSQAATGTAVVEPTRVTGMARLTENGVDEFAMGLLRLPGDIIAQISCGYLLDQDDHIRIYGTGGQLYVPKPAWIHELRAPGVSTIVLTPAVGEPKVIEIEATQGIYAREADYVAAHVADREAPELTWAETLANMRTLDRWRAAVGYGQ, from the coding sequence GTGACCGAACTGCGCTGGGGCCTGCTGGCCACCGGGACCATCGCCGCCGAATTCGCTTCCGGCGTCGAGCAAAGCCGCCACGGCGTGCTCGCCGCGGTCGCCTCGCGCACGCCCGGACGGGCCCGCGACTTCGCGGCCAAGTACGACATCCCCAAGGCGTACGGCAGCTACGCGGACCTCCTCGCCGACCCGGACGTCGACGCGGTCTACATCGCCACTCCGCACGCACAACACGCGGAATGGACGATCCGCGCCGCCGAAGCAGGCAAGCACGTGCTGTGCGAGAAGCCGCTCACGCTCACCGCGGCGGACGCGGAGAAGGTGATCGAAGCCGCCCGCCGCAACGACGTTTTCCTCATGGAAGCGTTCATGTACCGAATGCACCCGCAGACCCGCCGGCTGGTCGAGCTGATCGAGAGCGGCGCGATCGGCGAGGTCCGCGCGGTGGACGTGACGTTCAGCTTCGACTCCACCGAGAACGACGCGGCCCGCCTCGGCGACCCGGAGCTCGGCGGCGGCGGGATCCTCGACGTCGGCTGCTACTGCACTTCGCTGGCCCGGCTCGTCTCGCAGGCCGCGACCGGGACCGCGGTCGTGGAGCCGACCCGGGTGACCGGCATGGCGCGGCTCACCGAAAACGGCGTGGACGAGTTCGCGATGGGCCTGCTGCGGCTGCCCGGCGACATCATCGCGCAGATCTCCTGCGGCTATCTGCTCGACCAGGACGACCACATCCGGATCTACGGCACCGGCGGCCAGCTGTACGTGCCGAAACCGGCGTGGATCCACGAACTGCGCGCGCCTGGCGTCTCGACCATCGTGCTGACGCCCGCCGTCGGCGAGCCGAAGGTGATCGAAATCGAAGCCACTCAAGGGATCTACGCGCGCGAAGCAGACTACGTCGCCGCGCACGTCGCCGACCGGGAGGCCCCGGAGCTGACCTGGGCCGAGACCCTCGCCAACATGCGCACGCTCGACCGCTGGCGCGCCGCGGTCGGCTACGGCCAGTGA
- a CDS encoding arabinosyltransferase domain-containing protein yields the protein MRPLAVVLGLLSALCALAFPFLPVVQDTAEVVWPTASDTRAVNAPLTGYWAQDLKVSLPCDTVRSLDSRTNGPALLFSTVPDGRTGKHASNGVGLQLRVDNGVLLASSQGQQIAQQPLPQTGCAVTLVSDATQMTLSVGETTIFHTTGDVRPRVLGIYSSITSARDPIAGLHVSIVPDTRYQTSPTTLKIVVAVLAALSFLGCLVIVWRMDSGFARRAPRWAPVGWWRLTGRDATVFGVLGAWVFIGPVTSDDGYILTMARVTEQTGFLTNYHRWFGVAEAPFGWFYHLYELMTHVSTVPPWIRLPAYLLGVISWLLISREVMPRLGTQVRGSRAAGWAAAAVFLVWWMPYNNGVRPEPVAALGSLLAICAVERALVTRRLLPLCLGLTAAAFTLAATPTGLIAVAPFLVAGRPLFKLVRQRAASGWLPMLAPILASGFLVLVVMFADQTFATVQEATRIRTAVGPNLSWFQELSRYQLLFADLPDGSAPRRFPVLLVLLCTVTCLVVLLRRGRIPGAALGPSRRLIGTTAVFFLLLALTPTKWTHHFGAFASVGASMAALTALATSSTVLRSNRNRAAFLAVLLAVGALAATGPNTYWFVSRLGVPWTNVAPSIGGIPLSTILLGAAAIAGIYAFVENVRAHRPGALTLQEGRSRSLRLGSLSLVVVCGLAAAGEIYTMGAAIYTQRDSYSLGAANIGHLFGKSCNLSDHVMVETDAAKSILHPQAEQRTVPEKPETPEKPNPLPSPDQDNGRLTLGFHTRPVDDKDPLAEPPHGFTADQVPMWSSYLETQTRAGRLRSDWYALKDRTENGQIVVATASPSRRPSSVSLEYGVTTPEGVRVLRGQFALPPGQGTGSWNDTRINLRDLPPETTSVRVVIVDNDLTDDGWIAASAPRVPTFTTLTDKLAGKSVYIDWPASFVYPCANPVASHDGISAMPDYRITAGTLADEAKWASSTNGGPIGWLEEIADQPEVPSYLMGQPYQSWGQLLQVEPYTTGIAPTVLHGEKTVWGWWSPGPGPAQPNGKDPTR from the coding sequence ATGCGTCCGCTTGCCGTAGTGCTGGGGCTGCTTTCGGCGCTGTGTGCCCTGGCCTTTCCTTTCCTGCCGGTCGTGCAGGACACCGCGGAAGTCGTTTGGCCGACTGCCTCCGACACCCGTGCCGTCAACGCGCCCTTGACCGGGTACTGGGCCCAGGATCTCAAGGTCAGCCTGCCCTGCGACACGGTCCGGTCGCTCGACTCCCGCACCAACGGCCCGGCGCTGCTGTTCTCGACCGTCCCGGACGGGCGCACCGGCAAGCACGCGTCCAACGGCGTCGGCCTGCAGCTGCGCGTGGACAACGGCGTGCTGCTCGCCTCCAGCCAGGGCCAGCAGATCGCGCAGCAGCCGCTGCCGCAGACCGGCTGCGCGGTGACGCTCGTCTCGGACGCGACGCAGATGACGCTTTCGGTCGGCGAGACCACGATCTTCCACACCACCGGCGACGTCCGGCCGCGCGTGCTCGGCATCTACTCGTCGATCACCTCGGCCCGCGACCCGATCGCCGGGCTGCACGTGTCGATCGTCCCGGACACCCGGTACCAGACCTCGCCGACCACGCTGAAGATCGTCGTCGCCGTCCTGGCCGCCCTGTCGTTCCTCGGCTGCCTGGTGATCGTCTGGCGGATGGACTCCGGCTTCGCCCGCCGCGCGCCGCGCTGGGCCCCGGTCGGCTGGTGGCGGCTCACCGGCCGGGACGCGACGGTGTTCGGCGTGCTCGGCGCCTGGGTCTTCATCGGGCCGGTCACCTCGGACGACGGCTACATCCTCACCATGGCCCGGGTCACCGAGCAGACCGGCTTCCTGACGAACTACCACCGCTGGTTCGGCGTCGCCGAGGCCCCGTTCGGCTGGTTCTACCACCTGTACGAGCTGATGACGCACGTCAGCACGGTGCCGCCGTGGATCCGGCTGCCCGCGTACCTGCTCGGGGTGATCAGCTGGCTGCTGATCAGCCGCGAGGTGATGCCGCGGCTGGGCACCCAGGTGCGCGGCAGCCGCGCGGCGGGCTGGGCGGCCGCCGCGGTGTTCCTGGTCTGGTGGATGCCCTACAACAACGGCGTGCGGCCGGAACCGGTCGCCGCGCTGGGCTCGCTGCTGGCCATCTGCGCGGTCGAACGCGCACTGGTCACCCGACGGCTCTTGCCGCTGTGCCTCGGCCTGACCGCGGCCGCGTTCACTCTCGCCGCGACGCCGACCGGGCTGATCGCGGTCGCGCCGTTCCTGGTCGCCGGGCGGCCGCTGTTCAAACTGGTGCGCCAGCGCGCGGCGAGCGGCTGGCTGCCGATGCTCGCGCCGATCCTCGCCTCCGGCTTTCTCGTGCTCGTGGTCATGTTCGCCGACCAGACCTTCGCGACCGTGCAGGAAGCCACCCGCATCCGCACCGCGGTCGGCCCGAACCTGTCGTGGTTCCAGGAACTCTCGCGCTACCAGCTGTTGTTCGCGGACCTGCCGGACGGCTCCGCGCCCCGCCGGTTCCCGGTGCTGCTCGTCCTGCTCTGCACGGTCACCTGCTTGGTCGTGCTCTTGCGCCGGGGTCGCATCCCGGGTGCCGCGCTCGGCCCGAGCCGTCGCCTGATCGGCACCACCGCGGTGTTCTTCCTGCTGCTCGCGCTGACCCCGACCAAGTGGACGCACCACTTCGGCGCGTTCGCCTCGGTCGGCGCGTCGATGGCCGCGCTCACCGCGCTGGCGACCAGCTCGACCGTGCTGCGTTCCAACCGCAACCGCGCCGCGTTCCTGGCCGTGCTGCTGGCGGTCGGCGCGCTCGCCGCGACCGGGCCGAACACCTACTGGTTCGTCTCCCGCCTCGGCGTGCCGTGGACGAACGTCGCACCGTCGATCGGCGGCATCCCGCTGTCGACGATCCTGCTCGGCGCCGCCGCGATCGCCGGGATCTACGCGTTCGTCGAGAACGTCCGCGCGCACCGGCCCGGCGCACTGACCCTGCAGGAAGGCCGGAGCCGTTCGCTGCGGCTCGGCTCGTTGTCGCTGGTCGTGGTGTGCGGCCTGGCCGCGGCGGGCGAGATCTACACGATGGGCGCGGCGATCTACACCCAGCGCGACAGCTACAGCCTCGGCGCGGCGAACATCGGACATCTGTTCGGCAAGAGCTGCAACCTGTCCGACCACGTGATGGTGGAAACGGACGCGGCGAAGAGCATCCTGCACCCGCAGGCCGAGCAGCGGACCGTGCCGGAAAAGCCGGAGACGCCGGAGAAACCCAATCCGCTGCCCAGCCCGGACCAGGACAACGGACGGCTCACCCTCGGCTTCCACACCCGCCCGGTCGACGACAAGGACCCGCTCGCCGAGCCGCCGCACGGGTTCACCGCCGACCAGGTGCCGATGTGGAGCAGCTACCTGGAGACCCAGACCCGGGCCGGGCGGCTGCGCAGCGACTGGTACGCGCTCAAGGACCGCACCGAAAACGGCCAGATCGTCGTCGCCACCGCCAGCCCGTCGCGGCGGCCGTCCTCGGTGAGCCTGGAATACGGCGTCACCACGCCCGAGGGCGTGCGGGTGCTGCGCGGCCAGTTCGCCCTCCCGCCCGGCCAGGGCACCGGCAGCTGGAACGACACCCGGATCAACCTGCGCGACCTTCCGCCGGAGACCACCTCGGTGCGGGTCGTCATCGTGGACAACGACCTCACCGACGACGGCTGGATCGCCGCGTCCGCGCCGCGGGTGCCGACGTTCACCACGCTGACCGACAAACTGGCCGGCAAGTCGGTGTACATCGACTGGCCCGCGTCGTTCGTGTACCCGTGCGCGAACCCAGTCGCCTCGCACGACGGCATCTCCGCGATGCCGGACTACCGGATCACCGCGGGCACGCTGGCCGACGAGGCGAAGTGGGCGTCGAGCACCAACGGCGGGCCGATCGGCTGGCTGGAGGAAATCGCCGACCAGCCGGAGGTGCCGAGCTACCTGATGGGGCAGCCGTACCAGTCCTGGGGACAGCTGCTGCAGGTCGAGCCGTACACCACCGGGATCGCGCCGACGGTGCTCCACGGCGAGAAGACGGTGTGGGGCTGGTGGTCGCCAGGTCCGGGCCCGGCGCAGCCGAACGGCAAGGACCCGACCCGGTAA
- a CDS encoding MFS transporter, giving the protein MTTTLTLPRTARWPMPLMVIGHAVDDLYQGAVPALVPFLVAERHYGYLAAAGVTVAATLLSSVVQPLFGVLTDRRPMPWLVPLGMTVAGAGIGLSGLAGSYLLTWLAIALSGLGVAAYHPESARIARRVAGPGHVGMSWFSLGGNVGFALGPIIVTPVLQAGGLGATPYLVVPALAAGLVIAFLMRRMTDLSSAAKRRAQAGRDDWRQFGWLTVVVVGRSVAAFSLNTFLAIWVAQRVGGTLAGEVALVVLFGVGALGTLLGGVLAGRWGRVKTVRVAYAAALPAVAGIALVPGFGVFVLVALAALALYLPFSLHVTLGQDYLPNRLGTASGVTLGLAVSVGGIAAPAVGGLANAAGLQWALLALAVLPAMSYLAARRLREPRAE; this is encoded by the coding sequence GTGACTACCACCCTTACCCTGCCCCGCACGGCGCGCTGGCCGATGCCGCTGATGGTGATCGGCCACGCGGTCGATGACCTCTACCAGGGCGCGGTCCCCGCTCTCGTCCCGTTCCTCGTCGCCGAACGGCACTACGGCTACCTCGCCGCGGCCGGCGTCACGGTCGCCGCGACGCTGCTTTCTTCGGTGGTCCAGCCGCTGTTCGGCGTACTGACCGATCGGCGGCCGATGCCGTGGCTGGTACCGCTCGGGATGACCGTCGCCGGGGCGGGCATCGGGTTGTCCGGGCTGGCCGGCTCGTACCTGCTGACCTGGCTCGCGATCGCGCTGTCCGGTCTCGGCGTCGCCGCTTACCACCCGGAATCGGCGCGGATCGCCCGCCGCGTCGCGGGGCCGGGGCACGTCGGGATGAGCTGGTTCTCGCTCGGCGGCAACGTCGGATTCGCGCTCGGCCCGATCATCGTCACGCCGGTGCTGCAGGCGGGCGGTCTCGGTGCGACGCCGTATCTGGTTGTGCCCGCGCTCGCCGCGGGTCTGGTGATCGCGTTCTTGATGCGCCGGATGACCGACCTGTCGTCGGCAGCGAAGCGCCGGGCGCAAGCGGGCCGGGACGATTGGCGGCAGTTCGGCTGGCTGACCGTGGTGGTGGTCGGCCGGTCCGTCGCGGCGTTCTCGCTGAACACGTTCCTGGCGATCTGGGTCGCGCAGCGGGTCGGCGGCACGCTCGCCGGGGAAGTGGCACTGGTCGTGCTGTTCGGAGTCGGCGCGCTGGGCACCTTGCTCGGCGGAGTGCTGGCCGGGCGGTGGGGCCGGGTCAAGACCGTGCGGGTCGCGTACGCGGCCGCGTTGCCCGCGGTGGCCGGGATCGCGCTGGTGCCGGGGTTTGGGGTGTTCGTGCTGGTCGCGCTTGCGGCACTGGCGTTGTACCTCCCGTTCTCGCTGCATGTGACGCTCGGCCAGGACTATTTGCCGAACCGGCTCGGCACCGCCAGCGGGGTCACGCTCGGCCTCGCGGTCAGCGTCGGCGGGATAGCCGCACCGGCGGTCGGCGGACTCGCGAACGCGGCAGGACTCCAGTGGGCGCTGCTGGCGCTCGCCGTGCTGCCGGCGATGTCGTACCTGGCGGCACGGCGGTTGCGGGAGCCGCGCGCGGAGTGA
- a CDS encoding bifunctional cobalt-precorrin-7 (C(5))-methyltransferase/cobalt-precorrin-6B (C(15))-methyltransferase encodes MREESRLTVVGIGADGWAGLSPAARAAVLRADVVLGAERQLSTLPEGVRTQRWASPLLPGLDRILAEQTGRVCVLASGDPLLSGIATTLRDRGHAIEVLPAVSSATLARARLGWSFEETEVVTVVGRSVHRVARVLAPGRKVLVLGGGAAELRELLTARGYGDSALTALENLGADTERIVDGWRHDPGPLTVFALRCQGPGLPLTGLPDEAFEHDGQLTKRDLRASALARLAPAPGELLWDVGAGAGSVGIEWCRAHPLNRAIAIERDPARAERVQRNANTLGVPDLRVVTGPAPDALAGLPRPDAVFVGGGLTVPGVLERCVETGARVVAHGVTLESEQLLAAAYAKHGGQLQRISVEHAKPLGGFTGWTPSRAVTQWSWK; translated from the coding sequence GTGCGCGAAGAATCACGCCTGACGGTGGTCGGGATCGGGGCCGACGGGTGGGCCGGGCTGTCCCCGGCAGCCCGCGCCGCCGTGCTGCGCGCCGACGTCGTTCTCGGTGCGGAACGGCAGCTCTCGACGCTGCCCGAGGGCGTCCGAACGCAGCGCTGGGCCAGCCCGCTGCTGCCCGGCCTGGACCGGATCCTCGCCGAGCAGACCGGCCGCGTCTGCGTGCTCGCGAGCGGCGATCCGCTCCTTTCCGGCATCGCCACCACCTTGCGTGACCGGGGTCACGCCATCGAGGTCCTGCCCGCGGTTTCCTCCGCCACGCTGGCCCGTGCCCGGCTCGGCTGGTCCTTCGAGGAGACCGAGGTCGTCACCGTCGTCGGCCGCTCCGTCCACCGGGTCGCGCGCGTTCTGGCCCCCGGCCGGAAAGTCCTCGTCCTCGGCGGCGGGGCGGCCGAACTGCGCGAACTGCTCACCGCCCGCGGATACGGCGATTCCGCCCTTACCGCGCTGGAAAACCTCGGCGCGGACACCGAACGGATCGTCGACGGCTGGCGGCACGATCCCGGCCCGCTCACCGTTTTCGCCCTGCGCTGCCAAGGCCCCGGCCTCCCGCTCACCGGTCTGCCCGACGAAGCGTTCGAGCACGACGGCCAGCTCACCAAACGCGACCTCCGCGCGTCCGCGCTCGCCCGTCTCGCCCCGGCCCCCGGAGAACTCCTCTGGGACGTCGGCGCGGGCGCGGGCAGCGTCGGCATCGAATGGTGCCGGGCGCACCCGCTCAACCGCGCCATCGCGATCGAACGCGACCCGGCCCGCGCCGAACGCGTCCAGCGCAACGCGAACACCCTGGGCGTACCCGACTTGCGGGTGGTCACCGGCCCCGCACCGGACGCGCTGGCCGGGCTTCCCCGCCCGGACGCGGTGTTCGTCGGCGGCGGCCTGACCGTGCCCGGGGTGCTGGAGCGGTGCGTCGAAACCGGCGCCCGCGTGGTCGCGCACGGCGTGACCCTCGAATCCGAACAGCTTCTCGCCGCCGCCTACGCGAAGCACGGCGGGCAGCTGCAACGGATCTCGGTGGAACACGCGAAACCGCTCGGCGGGTTCACCGGCTGGACGCCGTCTCGCGCAGTCACGCAGTGGAGCTGGAAATGA
- a CDS encoding putative cobaltochelatase encodes MKPYPFTAVVGMPDLRLALVLSSISPAVGGVLVRGEKGTAKSTMVRALAGLLPGVDVVDGCRFSCDPAAPDPVCPDGPHAAGAPAHRRPARLVELPVGAAEDRVVGSLNLEKALAEGVTDYQPGLLAAAHRGLLYVDEVNLLHDHLVDTLLDAAAMGRATVEREGVSVSHAARFVLIGTMNPEEGELRPQLLDRFGLTVEVASSRDPQQRVEVVRRRLAYEADPDGFAAGYASADAALAAEIEAAQQLLPSVKLPDDALRQIAEVCASFEVDGMRADIVTARTAVAHAAWAGRDEVGTEDIRVAARLALPHRRRRNPFDAPGISEEQLEQALRDAQPPDGDGPDDGGPDDSGPDDGGPGPDDGGPAPDGGPSGPPPSEDSDPRAQPGSAPQKTVAAGDTFRARVFRVKGTGEGERGRRSRALTDTGRTIGVQPPSVRDGRPHLVATIRAAAPHQRSRGRSGPVLEVRSPDLRFALREGREGNLVLFCVDASGSMGARARMREVKTAVLSLLLDAYQRRDKVGLVSFRGGAAELALPPTISVEAAAARLEGLPTGGRTPLAEGLLEAARVLRVEAIRDPRRRPLLVLVTDGRATSGADAVARSQAAAGLLAGVTTIVMDCETGRMRLGLAAELARHLGAEHVPLSEVAAESLASAVRERTGRAA; translated from the coding sequence TTGAAGCCCTATCCGTTCACCGCTGTCGTCGGGATGCCGGACCTGCGGCTGGCGCTCGTCCTGTCCTCGATCTCGCCCGCGGTCGGCGGAGTGCTGGTGCGGGGCGAGAAAGGCACCGCGAAGTCGACCATGGTGCGCGCGCTGGCCGGACTGCTGCCGGGGGTCGACGTGGTGGACGGCTGCCGGTTTTCCTGCGACCCGGCTGCGCCCGATCCGGTCTGCCCGGACGGTCCGCACGCGGCCGGCGCGCCCGCGCACCGGCGGCCGGCGCGGCTGGTGGAGCTGCCGGTCGGCGCAGCCGAAGACCGGGTGGTCGGTTCGCTGAACCTGGAGAAGGCACTAGCCGAGGGCGTCACCGACTACCAGCCGGGACTGCTCGCCGCGGCGCATCGCGGTCTGCTGTACGTGGACGAAGTCAACCTGCTGCACGACCACTTGGTGGACACTTTGCTGGACGCCGCGGCGATGGGCCGCGCGACGGTCGAGCGCGAGGGCGTTTCGGTTTCGCACGCGGCGCGGTTCGTGCTGATCGGCACGATGAACCCGGAGGAAGGCGAGCTGCGGCCGCAGCTGCTCGACCGGTTCGGGCTGACCGTCGAGGTCGCGTCGAGCCGGGACCCGCAGCAGCGGGTCGAGGTGGTCCGGCGGCGGCTGGCCTACGAGGCGGATCCGGACGGGTTCGCTGCCGGGTACGCCTCGGCGGACGCGGCGCTGGCCGCGGAAATCGAGGCAGCGCAACAGCTCCTGCCGTCGGTCAAGCTGCCGGACGACGCGTTGCGGCAGATCGCCGAGGTGTGCGCGTCGTTCGAGGTCGACGGGATGCGCGCGGACATCGTGACCGCGCGGACGGCGGTCGCGCACGCGGCGTGGGCCGGGCGGGACGAGGTCGGCACCGAGGACATCCGGGTCGCCGCGCGGCTCGCGCTGCCGCACCGGCGGCGGCGGAACCCGTTCGACGCGCCGGGAATCTCCGAGGAACAGCTGGAGCAGGCGCTGCGGGACGCGCAGCCGCCGGACGGCGACGGGCCGGACGACGGCGGACCCGATGACAGCGGTCCCGACGACGGCGGACCCGGTCCGGACGACGGCGGTCCGGCACCGGACGGCGGCCCGTCCGGCCCGCCGCCTTCGGAGGACAGCGATCCGCGAGCGCAGCCGGGGTCCGCGCCGCAGAAAACCGTCGCGGCGGGAGACACGTTTCGCGCGCGGGTGTTCCGGGTGAAAGGCACCGGCGAGGGCGAACGCGGCCGCCGGTCACGCGCCCTCACCGACACCGGCCGGACCATCGGCGTGCAGCCGCCCAGCGTTCGCGACGGACGCCCGCATCTGGTCGCGACGATCCGGGCCGCCGCGCCGCATCAGCGGTCTCGCGGACGCTCCGGCCCTGTGCTGGAGGTTCGTTCGCCGGACCTGCGGTTCGCGTTGCGCGAAGGCAGGGAAGGCAACCTGGTGCTGTTCTGCGTGGACGCCTCCGGCTCGATGGGCGCGCGAGCGCGGATGCGGGAAGTGAAGACCGCCGTGCTTTCCCTGCTCCTGGACGCTTATCAGCGGCGGGACAAGGTCGGACTGGTGAGTTTTCGCGGCGGCGCGGCGGAATTGGCGCTGCCGCCGACGATCAGCGTCGAGGCGGCCGCGGCGCGGCTGGAGGGTCTGCCGACCGGCGGGCGCACACCGCTGGCCGAGGGACTGCTGGAGGCCGCGCGGGTGCTGCGGGTCGAGGCGATCCGGGATCCGCGCAGGCGCCCGCTGCTGGTACTGGTCACCGACGGCCGGGCGACGAGCGGCGCCGACGCCGTCGCCCGCTCGCAGGCGGCCGCCGGGTTGCTGGCCGGTGTGACGACGATCGTGATGGACTGCGAGACCGGCCGGATGCGGCTCGGCCTCGCCGCGGAACTGGCCCGGCACTTGGGGGCCGAGCACGTGCCACTGTCCGAGGTGGCCGCCGAGTCGCTGGCTTCGGCGGTGCGGGAACGAACGGGAAGGGCTGCCTGA